The Panicum hallii strain FIL2 chromosome 5, PHallii_v3.1, whole genome shotgun sequence genome contains the following window.
CACAAGCTCGGGCGAGGGTGACTGTCAGCATGGAGGATTTCAAAGGGAACAAAGCCATGTTGGTCATTTGACGGTACCCGTATGACCAGGTAACAGAAGTAGCAACACCAGCAAGCGTACAGCATAGTGTACCTGGACCTTGGTAAAGTAATGCAAGGATGTAACATATGAACTGTGGAGTGTGGACAGGACGTCAAATGTGCTCCAGCATGCTCTGAGAATTCAACAATCAAAGCAAGGGAAACAAAGATGTTGATGAATTCTGAGGCAAGCCTTATCGTACAATAAATGATGTTAGTGGGTACAGAGGTTGCATAATCACCAAAGAATGATGGTACAGAGCTTGATTACAACACAGCGATTTTCACATGGAAACAACTCAATTCCAGAGATTCAAGAAAAATCACCGCCTCCCTAACATCAACCCACCAACATCAACTTCGAGCCAACCACACTTCATGGGGAATTTAACTCACAGTACATTCGTACAATATAGATTGTCTTTGCATCTGAAAAATAAAAGGAATAAAATAGTTCGCTGAGAAATTTATTAGATGAAAAGAGAAGACGAAGCCTCACAATAATTAAGATCATGTGAAAGAACAGCTTTAACCTGGCACTTTGCAACAATGATACATGGGGCAGAGTTTAAAGTATAGTACAACACTGGTTTGTCTTCTTTGCCTGCTTGTAGAACATCTGAAACACAGAAAACATCCCTCAAGAAGATGAAGTATACAAGAACAAGCTTTGAGATTATGCACTAAGAAGTTATAAGATTGCACAGATCTAGACTAGAGAAATAGGGCCTTAAACGACTTATTTATATTTTGCACCAGTGATATGCAAGCTGCAACTGTTCTGGGAACTGAATAGCATTCAGGAAAACTATATTACAACCTGCAAGCCACGCTCTACTTGCTCTAAGCTATAAAGAGATCATGGGCCCCAGGTAAACGCTGCCACTTCGGCATTAGAGACTTAACAGTATTCAGCAAACCTATATTACAACTAACAAGCCACGCTCTACTTCCTCTAAGGCTCTAAGCTACAAAGAGATCATAGGCCCTGGGCAAACACTGCGACTTGAGCATTAGACTTTAGACTGAAATTCACCGAAGTGATAACTATCAAGGTGACTGAAGTGCGTCAGAGACTAGCTTATGCCAATCCATAAATGTCCGAATTATAAGTAACAGACTAGCACAAAAGATGGCATGTTAACAATTTGCTTCTAGCACTCCCACAAACGGTGATTGCTAGCAAGAAAAGTCAGCAATATACATCCAACAGAGTACATATACCTGAAAACAGCGCTAGTACATGAGGACCTGAAGTTGTTGATTGCTTAACTTATGACAGCGAAAGGTAGCAGGAAGTAGCAAAGCTTTAATATGTTTTAAAGTTGTACGACATCAAAGCAATCATTCACCAGTCAAAGCAAAGATAGGGTTACCTGTGAAGCAGCACTCAGGTCAGAGCTTTTCTCGACCAAGCTATCCAGTCTCTCTCCTCTGGCAAGGACACTCTCAATAGTTTTATGCTGTTAAAATATCCAAGCATAAAGGATCCACAATTAGCAATAGTTGACAAGTTACTCCCATATTCAAACATAGTAGATTCAGAATGAGATGGGGCAGATTGCTCAAAAAGACTTGAAGTATGCAGAGTACCATATAAAAAATCATAACGCTATCCATCAACTGTACATTTCTTATTTACCAGATGAGGAGCTGTTCTTATTTGAATGTGTACCCAACTACTATGAAATTAAGTTCAATATGTATCACTACCGAAAAAAGTGTTGGCTTAGATCAAAGATTGTCTAGGTCAAGTATCAAGAACCTAAGGTCTAATGCTACTAGGCTTGGTTCTCTAAGCCCATCTATATATAGTGCCAGCACAAGCATATAAGGCCTAAAGCCATAACTTGAGTGAATATTCTGTAAAAGGCAATGCCCAAGCTTTATGTTATAGCAAAAATGAACTGTAATCATCTAGTGCggtaatccaaatacatttaaTTCATGGTGGAGGCATTCTGCAAAACTAAAACATCTCCAACAAACAAAGTTTTAAATATGTAACACTTACTAGGATGATTTTTGTTTCATCCAAGTCCCTCTGGATTTTCATTAATTTGTCAGCTTCTGCAGGGTCCTACAAAATGAAAACTGTTGTGAATATGTTGCCTCATGTGACATGTAGGGAGTAAGAAAAATACAGGCATAATCTGTTGCGCAAATATAACCAAGTTCATGTAGCCACAAATATCACAGTATGCATTACATGATATAATATTACTTCCAAAAATTAACATGTTTCCTTCTGGGCAGCCATCAGAGCAACCCAGCTGCATGAATAATTCTTTAGTGGTAATGCAGTGATATGACAATCTGGAATGATCAAATATTAGGACAAGTAGGCACAAGCAGAATGTATTATTATATAAAAATGCCCAAAAGGCCAAGCCCCAAAAGCCTCTTGTTTCATCCAAAATAAACATGGCATGTCACGATGAAAATACCAGAAACAGACATACTGTTGAAATTCAACTCATGTAGCTGTTCTTTTCCATAGAAGGTAGCATAAAACAGCCACAATGTTTTAGTTCCTAACAATAGATGGTGATTATTTCTATAAGCTTATATCAAGCAACACATGGACAGAAGTCACTTCTATTTCACAAAAAGTTGTGAACCTGAAATTTTGTCAAAGCATCCGTGAGGAAAGGCCACTGTTGAGTTCCATCTGCAGTAGCAGATTTCCAGGAGTCCCCAAAATCCTTCTGGTACTCATCAAGAACCTACACAAAATTCATCATATCAACAACTGGATTTCTTAAAGGGACTATAAGAAGTACAGCATTTTGATAGTGGACATAGATGGTTGCCTTGTAACAAAAATTTAAGGGACCAGCCGACTATCAAGCAGTCTAGGTTTTGACATTGCCAATCAAACATGTCCAATAATGCATGCTAACATTGTAACAGTGCTGAGTATGACTGCAATTATCAAAGGTGCTGAGAAGCAGCATACTTATAGTGACCGGTAGGCTGTACTTGTAATCAGTAAGCTCGACCTAAGCAGAATGCAAAGACATGAGCGGAATCTCTGGAATAATGGTTGGTACCTTATTCAGAAGAGAAAATGCACTTCGTACAGGATAGTGATCGTCCATGAATGCCACCGCACAAAGACCATTTCTGTTGTGTGAATGGACCTTGTATTCTGAAAAAGCATGGTACATCACCACAGCATGAGGAAATGCACAATAAAAATGTGTTCCACCAAATCTTAAACCAAAGAGGAACAGCCATGTGTGATGCTCGCCTAGCTACTACAAGATGCTAGTACGGACAAATTATAATCATCCGAATTGGTTCAAGGGTTCCCCCACAATCTCTTCTGATAACGAGCAGCAAGCGCAAACACAACTTCACCAATAAGATCAGTTAGAATATCATGTATCAACAGTCGCTACTATCTCACTCGCAATCCAAACAAATTCACCATTCTTCCTTGCTCCAGAAATCAAACCACCAGCGGATCCGCAGGCAAGGATGCCCATGCCCTATGCCCCCCGCCGAAATCCGTACGAGCACTGGATCTCCTCAACGGATCAGAAAAAATATAAGCAGATCTGGGGGAGGTTACCTTCGTGCTGGACGGACTGACGCTGGCCAGGCTGGGTGCGCTGCGCGACGGTTCGGGCGACGAAGACGATGAACTCGCGGGCGGCGCTGCGCTGGAAGTAGCCGAAGTGGCTCACGTCCGTCGCGTTCGCGAGCACCACCGCCTCTGGGCCCGACCCGCCGCCGGACGAGGAGCTCCCGGCGCCGGACGTAGACGGCTTCAGCACAAGGAGCGCCGTAATCTTCATCTCCTGACGCGCAGATCTACGCCGCTCGCGATCCCGTGGCTGCTCCGAGACGACTGGATGGACGGAGATCGCAGACGAGGATTAATAGAAGCAAGCGCCACTTTCCCCTCTTGCCGGATTCGGTCGCGACACACTAACCGAAGACTCCCAGAGATGGGGAGGTGAGTCAATGACAGTGGGCCCAGTTTGACAGCCAGCACCACCCTGTCGAGATCAACACGACCAACTCCGAAAACGATTTCGCAGCATCAACCCGCAACAAAGAAAATTCTTCCAACCGCATCAAAACAAGAAGTAAATGATAGAACAACGAGCAAGGAGGGATCTCGGCACAAAATTTAAGTAACTGCAACTAGGTGTCCATTGCCATTTCAGTGATACGACGGGATAAATTACAGCAGCAGACAAACCAACCACTCGATGATTCGACCAACAGCCAAAGCCAAGGAACCCAGCACATCTCTACACCTTCTGATTGGACACAGATGACAAACTACTATTTCTAGTACTTCCCTCCACGGCGACGGCGTCTAGGCCCTCTCGCCACGGATGCGGCGGGCGAGCTGGATGTCCTTGGGCATGATGGTGACGCGCTTGGCGTGGATGGCGCAGAGGTTGGTGTCCTCGAAGAGCCCAACGAGGTAGGCCTCGGCGGCCTCCTGcagcgcggcgacggcggagCTCTGGAAGCGGAGGTCGGTCTTGAAGTCCTGCGCGATCTCCCGCACCAGGCGCTGGAACGGCAGCTTGCGGATCAGCAGCTCCgtgctcttctggtacttgcGGATCTCCCGGAGCGCGACGGTGCCGGGGCGGAAGCGGTGGGGCTTCTTCACTCCGCCGGTGGCCGGGGCCGACTTGCGCGCCGCCTTCGTCGCCAGCTGCTTCCTCGGCGCCTTGCCGCCGGTGGACTTCCTCGCCGTCTGCTTGGTACGGGCCATCGGGGGAGTTGGGGAGCAATGCTAGGGATTTGCTTCTCTGGTGGATTCTACGTGGGATTGCTCGGGAATATTGCGGATGGCTGAGTGCGATGGGGAAATGGAGCGGCGGGTTATTAAATAGGGGACGAGTGGGCGGGAGACTGGGAAATTTTGGGGCGAGCGGCGGAGGTTCGTGGAGGGAAATGGGGTTTGGAGCGTTGGATTGGAGGAGAACGGACGGTGCGGATTTGGTTTGAGGGTGAGCACACGGATCGTGGGGGGGCGATCCGTGGGAAGGAGGTTCCTGCGTTCTGATTGGCTGGGATCCGGAGGGAGGGTGGTGTCACGCGGATCGTGAGGGTGATCCGTGGGAGGGGGATTCCTGCGTTCTAATTGGCTGGTTGACGTGCTCCGCGGACTGCGGCGGGGCGTGCACCGGTGCACGGCTGGGACCTGGACAGTGAAGAGTGAGCAGGCCCGGTTGCATTGCGTGCAAGCGAATTTTGCTTCTTTTAACTGCGCATCTAGGCAAATTTTGCTGTTAGCAGTATGATCTGAAGCAATTCAGGAGATGTGGTGTAAAGCATAATATTATGGTGATCTATTAATATTATCGCATCTAACTTTAGTGGCTCTTCCTTgcaaaaaaataataataagtGCCCGCAAATCATCTTTAAAAAATCCACCTGCTTAAAAATTATTTAAACATTTAATTGAACGTGGCAGTCATTTCAATCAAAAAACGGAAAATGGCAAGCCTAATCTACCTGAAGTTTTTCTCTTTTTTAAAGGTAATCTACCTGAAGTTGGTTATGTTAACACTTGCAAAGAAACATCCGCAATATTAAATTTTTGTGTATGTATTGTTAGGTATACCACACTTCTTTCATAATAATGTCTAATTTTGTTGCTAGAGAATATGGTGCGCCACACTTTGCTTGACATGGTCAACTCCTTAAATGTGAGgactataaaaatatattttgtaATGGATCCAATACGCCCATTTCATATTATAAATTTTGTTATGTTTTTACAAATACGGTTAAACTGAGGGTTGTTTCATATAATACTATAAAGTCAATACTATAAAGCATGAAACTTTCGGATACAATTTCTACCTAGATTTAGCCTTCCCTTACCCCTCACAGATAGGTCCACGTGTCAAGCTGGAAGTTTGACAGGAGCGACGTGGACCCAAAAAATCAGCACTAGCAAAATGATTCCGCCAAATGTCTCTGTTTTTTCTCACGTCGTCCTCGCGCGTACCCGCTTGACACCGCCTCCCATCCCTCCGCGAAATCAGCCAATCAATCAATTCAATTTGGAAGGTGAACGTCAATCAATCCACTGCTTCCATTCTCCTCCCGATCCGCGTCGCCATGCCGCGTCTACACCTTCCCATCTGCACGGAGCTCGAGCAGCGGTCCGGCGCTTGAGTTCGTCGCGTGGAGGCAATGCTGGCCACCGGGTACGCACGGCGCTCCGAGTtcgccgccggcccgccgccaaGGAAGGCGCATACTTCCTCCATGAGTCAAagaccgccgtgggcagcctcGCTGAAAAGCTCCCGGATCCGCTTCAACGCCCGGCGGGGCTCGGCGCAACCCTTCCTCGACGTGCTCCCAGAGATCCTCCACCACTCCGTGCCCATCAAGGGGACGCCGCCCCCGGCCCAACCCTCCCTCCCCGCGTCCTCCCGCTAGGCGATACCACGCGACGCGCTCAACCCGCTCCGTTCCTACGTCTCGCTTCCGCAGGCCACCTTCGTCCCTAGAAGGTGTTAGCCTCTCAGTCTCTCTCCCATTGTCTTGTGTACAAAGATGTAGTTCACACTTCACAGTGGACCAGTAGTTTCCAGTTTCGTGCTAGAATGCGCACAGCGCACTGGTTAATTTTTGTACCGCATCGTTCATGCCTCATGCTTTGATTTGAAGGTATCCGCAAGTAATTCTGCAATTGTGCACTTGTGAATACGCGAGATGCATGTCTTGACCAAAGCAAATAATTTCTAGCAGGCTGCATGTCTTGACCAGAGCAAATAATTTCTAGCAGGCGTGAAGTGAAAAAATAAATCACATACCAATCTACATGTACACTATAGTGGCACACGTTTGGATTAGTTGATGGATGGATTCACTGTCATATGAAAATTGGTTCTAGATCCATTCATGTTAATCGATGTACAAATGAGCCCCTGTGCCAAGGGCCAAGGGCCATGGGCCATGGCCTAGCTGTATGTTTGAACGTGCCTTTTCATTATTTCTTAATCACTTATTATTTTATTGCCCTCGGTGATCCAAATGTTGCCTACTTGCCTGAATGTCATATGTAGATCACTGTGAATTCTAGGTGTCAGGAATACAATATATATCCCAATTGGATGGTTTTAGCACTTATTATGGGTTGTAACTTCTGAGAATTTTGTGCAAGTTGACGGTTTGTCAATATTACTGAACTTTTAGAGCTGTAATTTGAGTATCATTACATCTTGTGATACTAACCTCTTCTGCTACAGTCTGCATCCCTACTCCTTCAGTGAGACGTCTCCTAGATTTTCATTCAGTGAAATTGCTTGGACAAAGGTGCTTTTACTTTTACTTCTTCAGTTCTTAAATTTTGAATACCAATGTGATGAACTGCTGGTTTGATTTGTATACAGAGTAATATCTCAAATGTTTAATTTAAGTAACTTTTTAGATTATATTGAATAACTCAAACAATTGAATAACAGCTGAATCTGTAGAAACTGAAAGGATTAGGACAATTTTGCAAAGCCAGTTCACACTTATCCATTGTTTGGAAATAACTTCCTGGTTTCCATATCTTTCTTGATCGTGGTTAAGAAATTTTCATGACCGGCACATCTATCTTGCTTGGAAACAAGAGGTCTGTCAGATCTTTCCTTTTGTATTGTTGCTGTTTTATTATTTTTTCTCAAGAGAATACATTCCTCTTTTCTATCTGAAACTATGTTTCATAAAAATAACTGAAATTAGAACACAAAGAGTTGTGAAATCAAGATTGCTAAAAGAAACATATAATGCTCCCTGGATATTTTTTTTAATCATTAGGGTTGTTGGTTTCCATCGCACGCACATGACTATAATTTTTTGTGCTGGATACTATCTTCAGAAGTTAAGCAATATATGTTGAAGGGCGTTATGGATTACGGGAAGGTGGGAAATGGTAGAGATCAATTGTTTGGGCACGTATGCTATTCTGTGATCCAGTCAAGAGTCAAGTGGGTGCTAACGGTTATTACATGGAAAGGATGTCACACTTTTATTCTGGTTATATATGAAGAACCAATGTAGAGTTCTCTTAGTGATGATCATAGAGGTTTCTGAGTTGCAGGAAATTATTATGTTAATGTGCCATGAGGGTCATTTAGCAAGTGTGCAGATGAAATTGCGAACAAATGAATTCATATTAATGAGTTGGTTATCATTATTGATAAATTGTGATACCATCTTCAGTTCCTTCTTCTTGAGTTAGCCCTTCGATCAGGTTGTCACCCAGGGGCACTGCACCTAGCACCACCTGCCCACATCCATCACACATACCATTGTGGAGTTGGttgaggtgagccacgagccgCTTATTTTACTTTGTTGGTACCACTAGCTTCTTAATTACTACTGAATTTGTACGGTTACTACCGGTAGTGGATCCTATATATATTCATCAGTAGTGGCTCCTATATTCATGAATTTTCAGTCCAGATGAGAAGACTAtatggttcttgctcaagtttTTAAGTTGGTTCCACTGGCTGCTATTTTGATGATTTGGTCACTAGGCGTAAGCTAGGGGTCCTGGTCTGATAAATTTGGTGAAAACTTGTAGAACATCAAGCATGTTAGATTTAGGCTGAGGTTAGGATAAGTTTTCAAGCAAAATCCAATGGTTGATAAACCTTGAGAATAATTCTTGTTGGTACATGCATTGATGGACAAGTATATCTGATCACATGACAAAGCAAATGAAGATAAATTTTCAGATATTTGATATTTCACCCATCAAATGTATGACAGTAGGACTCATTTCTCCTTCTCTGATGGCAGCATTTTAAAACAAATTCTTGA
Protein-coding sequences here:
- the LOC112894174 gene encoding VAMP-like protein YKT61, which translates into the protein MKITALLVLKPSTSGAGSSSSGGGSGPEAVVLANATDVSHFGYFQRSAAREFIVFVARTVAQRTQPGQRQSVQHEEYKVHSHNRNGLCAVAFMDDHYPVRSAFSLLNKVLDEYQKDFGDSWKSATADGTQQWPFLTDALTKFQDPAEADKLMKIQRDLDETKIILHKTIESVLARGERLDSLVEKSSDLSAASQMFYKQAKKTNQCCTIL
- the LOC112894176 gene encoding histone H3.2, whose protein sequence is MARTKQTARKSTGGKAPRKQLATKAARKSAPATGGVKKPHRFRPGTVALREIRKYQKSTELLIRKLPFQRLVREIAQDFKTDLRFQSSAVAALQEAAEAYLVGLFEDTNLCAIHAKRVTIMPKDIQLARRIRGERA